AAGTTTTTTTCACTAATTATACAACCAGTCAGGATAATCTGGATTTAGTCGCAAAGGATATAAAGATTGTAAACAATACTGTCTTTAAAACATTAGACTTTTCTTACTATAAGGAAAGTAAAGGGCAAATTGTAGCCTATGTGCAGGTAACATTTGAGGTCGCTGGCTCTAGCCATGCAGAAAATTTCACTCTTTATCTTTCTGAAAAAGGCAAGTCTTACTATGTGAACAAGATGGAACATCAAATTCCGTCAGATTATGCAAAATAAAAAAGGAGAAGAAACAATATGAATACAGGTGGTTTGACAGGTTGGATTCAAGGAGACGGCTTTATTTTTCTTTCAGTAGGAGCTGCTGCAATGGCTATTATAGCTTGGCGAGAGGGCTCTTTTGGAAGACTTTTTAAAACGTTAATTTTTTATGCGGTTATCGCTTCTTTACTAAAAGGCCAACAAATTCTTAAATTCGTTGGTTGGCTCATTCGTACTTGGCTTGGAATTGAAACGGGGCTTTGATATGGATAAGGAAACAATCTATGACTACAAAAGAGGTGTAAACGCTCCTTATTGGATTCAGGAGATTAAAACCCAAAAAGGGAAGCGGATTTGGTATTTTGCGACACCTATGCAGGTGGACTTCTTTGTAGTCTTCGCTTTGGTTTTAGTACTTATGGTGACCTATTTAAGTCCCTTGTTACTGCCATTGAACAAGATGACTCATTCCATTTCACTTTACCTTTATTGGTTTATCCCTTATAAGCTGGCTAAGCTCTATACAGAGTACGAACCGCAAGGTAAGAAAATGCACGTTTTCTTGTTAGACTGGCTGCGCTATTGCTGGGAATACCGTTTAAACAACAAGGCGATTTATCAAGGGGATCGAGTGGAAACACAAGAAGAGATGGTTTATGAAAAAACAGAATTATAGAAAGGAGTTTTAATGGCTACAAAATTAGCTTACCCAATTATTCGTACACAGGATAATCTAGCCATGAAACAAGATAAAAGCGTGATGGCTTTTTATCGTGTACCAAATACTCCCATCACTATTACAGATAAAAGCAAGAAATGGGAACATAAAACGGCTGTCGCTCAAATGCTGCGTAAGTTGGCCAAAAACAAAGCTTTTGAAATTTCTCTGATTCCTAAAGACTTTTTGCTGGCGGAAAAAATGAAAGATTTTTCTGCGACTCTGTCTCCAGATTGTCAGGAATTGGGAGAGCAGCTTTTGTCTGACACGGTAAATCAGCTAACGAATGAAATGGAAATCCCTTATCAGTATGATTGGCTGATTGGTATCAATCTTCCTAAGAACTCCCAACAATTAAATATGCAATCTTTGGCCTTGGAACGCTTCACAGAGCTGTCAGAGTTTGCGGCTAAAGGCTTAGGATATGAGCTGGAAATCCCTGAAAACTGGTTTGAGGAATATCAGCTAAGTGAATCAACTGTTTATCAAATTCTTTCTGGTTTCCAGGCTAAAAGGTTAACG
This window of the Streptococcus sanguinis genome carries:
- a CDS encoding conjugal transfer protein, which translates into the protein MDKETIYDYKRGVNAPYWIQEIKTQKGKRIWYFATPMQVDFFVVFALVLVLMVTYLSPLLLPLNKMTHSISLYLYWFIPYKLAKLYTEYEPQGKKMHVFLLDWLRYCWEYRLNNKAIYQGDRVETQEEMVYEKTEL